In Desulfovibrio oxyclinae DSM 11498, a single genomic region encodes these proteins:
- a CDS encoding AlbA family DNA-binding domain-containing protein codes for MKWAGGRSLYRTLVICVILAALAVGFLAVWGVRSFREDAAAMAVENSVKGLAGTVSVLVNVLSETGERQQFSGLDDDQVRRRVMKVMRDRTLMSGILVSDESGLEMAVLREGEMLASGYPLDGTFRWNVSKEDRQRLPDINLDSLEHRLQSERAALKPGQFSWTSAYTFHGHGESWMTVSWLLGEKGRMLTFILPVSVVVDQLARADRGEAQKLFLFWETERFMDIPKVEDGETPSPQAAVSPDELRDPVAAKAAEMLMQDHGLRGSPFRFRVSGQVWWGGSRPLSAFGDSMYLGVAMPQSSVNTELSGDRFIYGFGGAIVLAAMLALYLLRRYRSRIEGLGLRQAYASPEDVRALIDGGENERVEFKQTLRFNVKAGKNGREIELASVKTVTAFLNSRGGTLLIGVSDSGEVLGLDDDKFENDDRALLHFNNLLGQHVGVHFQPFVNARVVHLDGKSVIRVNCVRADAPAFLVNGQTEEFYARSGPASRKLTVRQFYEYLRSSRSRFGGHR; via the coding sequence ATGAAGTGGGCCGGAGGCAGGTCGCTTTACCGCACGCTGGTGATCTGCGTGATTCTCGCGGCGCTGGCCGTGGGCTTCCTCGCGGTATGGGGCGTCCGCTCGTTTCGCGAAGACGCGGCGGCAATGGCCGTCGAGAATTCTGTGAAGGGACTGGCCGGAACCGTCTCCGTGCTGGTGAATGTCCTCTCCGAGACCGGGGAGCGTCAGCAATTCAGCGGTCTCGACGATGATCAGGTACGCCGGCGCGTGATGAAGGTCATGCGTGACCGTACACTCATGTCGGGCATTCTCGTTTCCGACGAGTCCGGGCTGGAGATGGCGGTCCTGCGGGAAGGGGAGATGCTGGCTTCCGGTTACCCGCTTGACGGGACGTTCCGCTGGAATGTCTCGAAGGAGGACCGTCAGCGGTTGCCGGATATTAATCTGGACTCCCTTGAGCATCGTCTTCAATCCGAACGCGCCGCGCTGAAGCCCGGTCAGTTCAGCTGGACCAGTGCCTACACTTTTCATGGACACGGTGAATCGTGGATGACCGTTTCCTGGCTGCTGGGCGAAAAGGGCCGGATGCTCACATTCATCCTGCCGGTCTCAGTCGTTGTGGATCAACTCGCCCGGGCCGACAGGGGCGAAGCTCAGAAGCTTTTCCTTTTCTGGGAAACAGAGCGCTTCATGGACATCCCCAAGGTTGAGGATGGCGAAACCCCATCGCCCCAGGCTGCCGTGTCGCCGGATGAACTCAGAGATCCGGTGGCGGCAAAGGCCGCGGAAATGCTCATGCAGGACCATGGACTGCGCGGCAGCCCGTTCCGCTTTCGTGTGAGCGGGCAAGTATGGTGGGGTGGCTCAAGACCGCTCTCCGCGTTTGGCGACAGCATGTACCTCGGCGTCGCCATGCCTCAGAGCAGCGTCAATACCGAACTGTCCGGGGACCGCTTCATCTACGGCTTTGGCGGGGCCATCGTTTTGGCGGCCATGCTGGCTCTGTATCTTCTCAGGCGGTATCGGAGCCGCATTGAAGGGCTGGGACTCAGGCAGGCCTATGCCAGCCCGGAAGATGTACGGGCGTTGATCGACGGCGGGGAAAACGAGCGCGTTGAGTTCAAGCAGACCCTTCGCTTCAACGTCAAGGCCGGCAAGAACGGGCGGGAGATCGAGCTGGCTTCGGTCAAGACCGTCACCGCGTTTCTCAACTCGCGTGGCGGAACCCTGCTGATAGGCGTGAGTGACTCCGGCGAGGTGCTCGGGCTGGATGATGACAAGTTTGAGAATGATGATCGCGCGTTGCTGCATTTCAACAATCTTCTCGGGCAGCATGTGGGCGTGCACTTCCAGCCGTTCGTCAATGCTCGCGTGGTGCACTTGGATGGCAAGAGTGTTATCCGCGTCAACTGCGTGCGCGCGGACGCCCCGGCGTTTCTGGTCAACGGGCAGACCGAGGAATTCTATGCCCGGTCCGGTCCGGCCAGTCGCAAACTCACGGTTCGGCAGTTCTACGAATATCTCAGAAGTTCTCGCAGCAGATTTGGCGGCCATCGCTGA
- the ybeY gene encoding rRNA maturation RNase YbeY, translated as MSVDIVRNAPADPSFPLGNGELHDLCDDILSSLGLDDGFFELRLVDDSEVAALNSSFLGCEGPTNVLSFPAREGAAEEGEDGDRYLGEVALSVDTLGRETRLYGQDPREHLSRLLAHAILHLAGYDHGEEMEALTELAVAAVSGEAA; from the coding sequence GTGAGCGTGGATATAGTCCGCAATGCGCCCGCCGATCCGAGCTTTCCGCTGGGCAACGGCGAACTGCACGACCTGTGCGACGATATCCTTTCCTCGCTTGGGTTGGATGATGGTTTTTTCGAGTTGCGGCTTGTGGACGATTCGGAAGTGGCTGCCCTCAATTCCTCTTTTCTGGGCTGTGAAGGTCCTACCAATGTCCTGAGCTTTCCTGCACGGGAGGGGGCGGCGGAAGAAGGTGAAGACGGCGACCGGTACCTTGGCGAGGTGGCGCTTTCCGTGGATACGCTGGGCCGCGAAACCCGTCTGTACGGGCAGGATCCGCGCGAACACCTTTCCCGACTGCTGGCCCACGCAATTCTTCATCTTGCCGGATATGATCACGGCGAAGAGATGGAAGCGCTCACCGAGCTTGCGGTCGCCGCCGTTTCCGGGGAGGCCGCATGA